From Mus musculus strain C57BL/6J chromosome 8, GRCm38.p6 C57BL/6J, a single genomic window includes:
- the Defa22 gene encoding alpha-defensin 22 precursor, translating into MKTLVLLSALILLAYQVQTDPIQNTDEETNTEEQPGEEDQAVSVSFGGQEGSALHEKLSRDLICLCRKRRCNRGELFYGTCAGPFLRCCRRRR; encoded by the exons ATGAAGACACttgtcctcctctctgccctcatCCTGCTGGCCTACCAGGTCCAGACTGATCCTATCCAAAACACAGATGAAGAGACTAATACTGAGGAGCAGCCAGGGGAAGAGGACCAGGCTGTGTCTGTCTcctttggaggccaagaaggATCTGCTCTTCATGAAAAAT TGTCGAGAGATCTGATCTGCCTTTGTAGAAAACGTCGCTGCAATAGAGGAGAACTATTTTATGGGACCTGCGCAGGACCTTTTTtgcgctgctgccgccgccgccgctga